From Rutidosis leptorrhynchoides isolate AG116_Rl617_1_P2 chromosome 3, CSIRO_AGI_Rlap_v1, whole genome shotgun sequence, a single genomic window includes:
- the LOC139898923 gene encoding probable methyltransferase PMT24, protein MAQGKYSRVDGKKSSCSAATIVVIVGVCLVGVWMFMSSSAAPGQSQNQTLPRVTESNQKASTKVSSQFEDNSGDLSTDDSVKDEVNQENTQENTTEAETNTVDESKSNSEDTTSTPDSNDSENSNSESKESENSSGNENSNSGENENSNSSENENSNSDTNENEKTEEKVEEKQTEESSSDNKTEDLTAATQSEILKETTVQNGAFSTQADESASEKKSQKPSSNSNGYNWKTCNSTAGPDYIPCLDNYEAIRHLHGRSHYEHRERHCPAESPTCLVPLPEGYKKTLKWPRSREQIWYSNVPHTKLAAVKGHQNWVKVDGEYLTFPGGGTQFKNGALHYIDFIQNSHPDIAWGKRTRVILDVGCGVASFGGYLFERDVVAMSFAPKDEHEAQVQFALERGIPAISAVMGTIRLPFPSKIFDVVHCARCRVPWHIEGGKLLLELNRVLRPGGYFVWSATPVYQNKPEDVEIWEAMSKLTKAMCWELVVVNNDKLNEVGAAIYRKPTSNECYESRQQNDPPLCESKDDPDAIWNVQLQACIHKVPVDESVRGAKWPEMWPQRLESPPSWLKSSDVGVYGKPAPEDFTADYEHWKRIVSKSYLKGLGIDWSSVRNVMDMRSIYGGFAAALKDLKIWVMNVVPLDSPDTLPLIYERGLFGIYHNWCESFSTYPRSYDLLHADHLFSDVKKRCKLQGLMAEVDRILRPEGKLIVRDNVETITEIENMAKSMNWNVRMSYNKDNEGMLCVEKTLWRPTEVEILPYATE, encoded by the exons ATGGCGCAGGGAAAATATTCCCGTGTCGATGGCAAGAAATCGTCCTGTTCTGCAGCTACAATTGTTGTTATCGTCGGTGTTTGTTTAGTTGGTGTATGGATGTTTATGTCATCATCTGCTGCACCTGGTCAAAGTCAAAATCAAACTTTGCCTAGAGTTACAGAATCGAACCAAAAAGCTTCCACGAAAGTGTCGTCCCAATTTGAAGATAATTCAGGCGATCTATCGACAGATGATTCAGTCAAAGACGAGGTTAATCAAGAAAACACTCAAGAAAATACAACCGAAGCTGAGACAAACACAGTAGATGAGTCAAAGTCAAACTCAGAAGACACAACCTCAACTCCTGATTCCAACGATAGCGAGAATTCGAATTccgagtcaaaagaaagtgagaattCTAGTGGAAACGAGAATTCGAATTCTGGTGAAAACGAGAATTCAAATTCCAGTGAAAACGAGAATTCGAATTCTGACACAAATGAAAACGAAAAGACTGAAGAGAAGGTTGAAGAAAAACAAACAGAAGAAAGCTCAAGTGACAACAAGACTGAAGACTTAACGGCTGCAACACAATCTGAGATACTCAAAGAAACAACCGTTCAAAACGGAGCGTTTTCAACACAAGCGGATGAGTCAGCAAGCGAGAAAAAGTCACAAAAGCCATCGTCAAACAGCAACGGTTACAACTGGAAGACTTGTAATTCGACAGCGGGCCCCGATTATATTCCTTGTTTGGATAATTATGAAGCCATTAGACATCTTCATGGAAGGAGTCATTATGAACACCGAGAGAGACATTGTCCAGCTGAGTCACCTACGTGCCTTGTACCGCTTCCCGAAGGCTATAAAAAAACCCTCAAGTGGCCTAGAAGCAGAGAACAG ATATGGTACAGTAATGTTCCCCACACTAAGCTTGCTGCTGTAAAAGGACATCAAAATTGGGTCAAAGTTGATGGAGAATATCTTACGTTCCCCGGTGGTGGTACCCAATTCAAGAACGGAGCCCTACACTACATAGATTTCATCCAAAAC TCACATCCTGATATCGCATGGGGTAAAAGAACCCGAGTTATATTAGACGTTGGATGTGGAGTTGCTAGTTTTGGCGGTTATCTTTTCGAGAGAGACGTGGTTGCAATGTCGTTTGCGCCAAAAGATGAACACGAAGCTCAAGTTCAATTTGCACTTGAAAGGGGTATTCCTGCCATTTCAGCTGTTATGGGTACCATAAGGCTGCCGTTTCCTAGTAAGATCTTCGACGTTGTTCATTGTGCGCGTTGCCGAGTCCCTTGGCACATTGAAG GTGGCAAACTTTTGCTGGAGCTCAACCGTGTGTTGCGACCTGGTGGTTATTTTGTATGGTCTGCTACACCTGTTTACCAAAATAAGCCAGAAGATGTGGAAATATGGGAAG CTATGTCTAAATTAACCAAGGCTATGTGCTGGGAACTGGTGGTTGTTAACAACGATAAATTGAACGAAGTTGGTGCAGCGATATACAGAAAGCCAACATCTAACGAATGCTATGAAAGCAGACAACAAAATGATCCACCCCTATGTGAAAGCAAAGATGACCCAGATGCAATCTG GAACGTACAACTACAAGCATGCATTCATAAAGTACCTGTTGATGAATCAGTCCGTGGTGCAAAATGGCCCGAGATGTGGCCACAGAGGTTGGAATCACCACCATCATGGTTAAAGAGTAGTGACGTTGGAGTTTACGgtaaaccagcaccagaagatttCACTGCCGATTACGAGCACTGGAAACGGATCGTATCCAAATCTTACTTGAAGGGGTTGGGAATCGATTGGTCTTCGGTCAGAAACGTTATGGACATGCGATCTATCTATGGAGG ATTTGCGGCTGCATTGAAGGATCTGAAGATTTGGGTGATGAATGTTGTACCTCTTGATTCGCCTGACACACTTCCGCTTATTTACGAACGTGGACTCTTCGGTATATATCATAACTGGTGTGAATCGTTCAGCACTTACCCACGATCGTATGATCTTCTTCATGCCGATCATCTTTTCTCCGATGTTAAGAAAag GTGCAAGTTACAAGGATTAATGGCAGAAGTTGACAGAATTTTAAGACCGGAAGGTAAACTGATTGTGCGTGATAATGTTGAGACGATCACCGAAATAGAAAACATGGCGAAATCTATGAATTGGAATGTTCGAATGAGTTACAACAAGGACAACGAAGGGATGTTATGTGTTGAGAAAACTTTATGGCGTCCAACAGAGGTAGAAATACTACCATACGCCACCGAATAG